Genomic DNA from Bartonella alsatica:
CTAACATACAAATATACAAAAAGCTCTTTCTTCGTCAGCTTGATGATAGTCGCTAGTTGTCTTCTTTCTGCAATTGCTGGTTTTATTTTCTCTGAACAGTATAGCCATGGGAATCTATATAAAAAATATGGATAGGCCTTCTTATTCTTGTTAGCATAATAATACTGTTGGTTATTATTTTAACATTAGCTATAAAACATGGCCATAAAGTTTAATTGTCCTTCATTGAGATTGTACTATTTCTTGCTAAACTTTTGATCAATCTTACTTAATTTTGTTCATCAGATCAGTTTTTTCAGAGTCACAGGGTTTTAACAGACAAAAAAATTATGGAAATCACTCCCTCGAATTACTTGTATCTTTCTCGAGAGGTGTGGGATTTGCAGGATTATTTTTATCTATTGACCATATCTATAGTATGCGCTCAAATGTGATATGAACAGTTTTCGAGCTCTGTATAAATTCTGAGTCTTTAAAAGAGTTATTTGATTGGAATTTCTCTACTATAAATGCATTTATCAATAATTCGCATCTTATAGTATCATTGCTTTATGCGAATTCCAATGTTTTTTCCGCGTGTTACTGTAGGTTGATATGCACACCATTTACATGTGTTAATAAACAAGCATTTCACTTGTCAGTCGTTTTAAGTTAAATTTTAGCAATCTCAGTGGGCACCCTTACAGCTTGGTGGTATTTTGATAGCCATAAAAAAATTAAAAAATGAGTTTTTTACTATAAATAGTTTTTACTATAAACAAAAAGAACAAGCATATCCTTGTTACATTTCAGCTCTCATTACCAGAAGTTTCTTTATTCAGTGCGGATATTTGTTACCTTGAAGCTTACTTTATTGGCTATTCAATGTGTTAATCGTGTGTGATCCTATGTGGCAATGATGGCAGGTATCGAATGGGCGTTAGACTTGTCTTTTACTAAACTATATTACAATGAGTCATTTTTTAGGTTCTATTTTGCAAAAGGCCGAATTGAGGTTATATACTCAATTACGACAGAGCAATGGACGAATTCTGTAGATAAATGGGGGAAAGCTATAGCCAGAAAAATTGGGTGTGTGGTCCTTAGTGTATATAATGCAACGGACATTGCTCTTATTTTCATTCCTGGTACTCGAGGGGTGGGGGTGGAGAAAAATAAATGCTTAACTATTTATCTGGTGTTGTTGCCCGCTAATAAGCATTCGCGACAAAATATCACTCGATGGGGGTATTGCTTATTCTAGATATGTATAAAATTACTGAAAAGGTGAAGCCCTCCCAAGATCTATCCAATCAATTAACGGAGATGGGGATATCTTATTCGCAAGAATTAGCTCTTTCTGAACATGGAAGCTTTGCTGAAGTATAATATTCCATTTTAAATTAACGTATTTATTTATAACGATAAGTTATTACTTTGTATATTGAGTTAAGAATGTCGAATATCGTAAAATTTTCTCATTTCAGCTCTGTTCATAATGAATCAGTCAAAAATTATTTCCTTGCACATTACAAGCGGAGGGAGTGAATCGTTTAAGAAAGGAATAAAAATGTTCCTTTTTATGAAAAAAGATAAGAGCAATTGTAATATAAGGGTTAACAAATAGAATTATGGTATCGGTTTGTACCTTTATAAATTAAAGATGGTTGTGCTCAAAGGATGTTCCATTGTACTATTTACGAGTACTGTTGTGAGATGGGCTTAGAAGCATTGAGAGGTATTTCTTTAAAACAAGTACATGAATTTTTAATACAATGGCATTTTTATTTTGAGTGAGGGACGTGACCTCATTAAAGAGTGCGATAAACAAAGCATAAGGCAATGCGTATTTTAAAAGAGGTGGCGATAAAAATGACTCAGAATGTCAATAATAAAATTAGCAAGGATGATTTGATATCATATTAAAAAAATAAGCTAGGAAACAGTTTAGTATTGTTCAAGGTTTCATTGATGTACGCAGTAGGAGAGAATGCTAACATGATTTATATGATAAGGTATATAGAAATTGTTTTTTTTAGTGTTGAGGTGCAATGAGTATTGCTTACATTTTCTCCATAAGATTTTATGGAGAAGAGGGGTATAAGTTTATTTAATTTTTTATCTTCTTTAAACAATTATTAATAGCTAAAAATTTCTCTTCTAACCTATAAATTAAAAAAATAATGATTTTATAAAAGCCTCGTAAGCTTTATATTCCATTTTCGAATATTACGCATAGATTTTAGGCCGTGCATATTACTCAATATCAAGCGTAACAATAGTGGGCATAAACAATGACATTTAATTTTTTCATCAATTTATTTCTATTTTTTATTTTTTTGTTATGGCTTGCCCAAAGTAAGAGAATGAAATGGAACCTCTCATTACGTGTTATGCTAGGGCTTATTTTCGGTTTGATTTTTGGAAGTGTTTTGCAGATTATTTATGGAGAAGGTGAAACTACTTTATTGAAATCTATTGAATGGTTTAACATTGTTGGTAATGGCTATATTTTGTTACTACAAATGATTGTCATGCCATTGGTTTTGACCTCTATTGTTTCAGCAGTTGCTCATTTGCATTCTGTTTATGCTATTGGCAAAATGAGTATAATGACAATTTCAATATTGCTTCTTACAACTGCTCTTTCGGCATTAGTTGGCGTTTTGGTAGTTAATATTTTTGGATTAACAGCGAGTAGTTTAGTACATGAGGGGCAAAATATTTCTGCTGTTCTTGAGGATCCTATTTCTCAACTTGGAGATATGAATGTTCCAAAGATGATCTTATCTTTGATTCCTAAAAATCCCTTTGCTGAGTTAAGTGGAGCTAAGCGTACATCAATTATCAGTCTTGTTATTTTTGCGTCATTTTTAGGAGCTGCAGTTATTCTTTTAAAGAAAGATGATCCAGAAAAAGGGGAAAAAGCACTTTTATTTATTCAAGTGGCACAATCTTGGATTATGCGGTTAGTCCGTATTGTGATTGCTTTGACGCCTTATGGTATTTTTGCACTTATGACTAAGGTAGGAGCGTCCTCGCATGTTGCAGACATTTTAAATTTATTGGTTTTTATTATCGCTTCCTATGTTGGTATTATCCTTATGTTTGGAATTCATGGTGTGTTACTCAGCCTATCAGGAATTAATCCTTTCCGTTTTTTCAAAAAGGTTTTGCCGGTTTTGACATTTGCTTTTAGCAGTCGTTCAAGTGCAGCAAGTATTCCTTTGAATATTGAGGCCCAAACACAATGGATTGGTGTCCCGCAATCAATAGCCAGTTTTGCAGCCTCTTTTGGAGCAACAATTGGACAAAATGGTTGTGCAGGTCTTTATCCAGCAATGCTTGCGACTATGATAGCACCCTCTGTGGGTATTGATCCTCTTGATCCTACTTGGATTGCTACTCTTGTTGGTGTTGTAACGTTAAGTTCTATTGGTGTTGCTGGTGTTGGTGGTGGTGCTATTTTTGCTGCATTGATAGTGTTGCCAATTATGGGGTTTCCTGTTTCTTTAGTTGCTGT
This window encodes:
- a CDS encoding L-cystine transporter encodes the protein MTFNFFINLFLFFIFLLWLAQSKRMKWNLSLRVMLGLIFGLIFGSVLQIIYGEGETTLLKSIEWFNIVGNGYILLLQMIVMPLVLTSIVSAVAHLHSVYAIGKMSIMTISILLLTTALSALVGVLVVNIFGLTASSLVHEGQNISAVLEDPISQLGDMNVPKMILSLIPKNPFAELSGAKRTSIISLVIFASFLGAAVILLKKDDPEKGEKALLFIQVAQSWIMRLVRIVIALTPYGIFALMTKVGASSHVADILNLLVFIIASYVGIILMFGIHGVLLSLSGINPFRFFKKVLPVLTFAFSSRSSAASIPLNIEAQTQWIGVPQSIASFAASFGATIGQNGCAGLYPAMLATMIAPSVGIDPLDPTWIATLVGVVTLSSIGVAGVGGGAIFAALIVLPIMGFPVSLVAVLISIEPLIDMGRTALNVSDSMLAGTITSQMLRSTDKSIFEK